The following proteins are encoded in a genomic region of Periophthalmus magnuspinnatus isolate fPerMag1 chromosome 23, fPerMag1.2.pri, whole genome shotgun sequence:
- the arhgap24 gene encoding rho GTPase-activating protein 24 isoform X2, whose product MEVVYQTLPQYGFTDLLPSRAGGERERMTANHETYLLMASSQNDMEDWVKTIRRVIWAPFGGGIFGQKLEETVRYERRFGNKLAPMLVEQCVDFIRQRGLQEEGLFRLPGQANLVKDLQEAFDCGEKPSFDCNTDVHTVASLLKLYLRELPEPVIPFHNYNEFLSCAKVLSKDEDGGMKELRKLVDSLPPVNYNLLKYICRFLDEVQSYSGVNKMSVQNLATVFGPNILRPKVEDPVAIMEGTVLVQQLMAVLIGRHDVLFPRGDDSAAALELVNNNNIELSQQQVPTTTSSNALVSQNAENNNVHVSRQCVWEAPESPSHKVTDSSSPPRSASPRNGVIARFDVARSPPLTVKKNPAFGKGSGIVTNGSFSSSPSSDPTLDKLLSGGGALSGRRTGTLKGSGTKMGTSGVTSANNTGGNVRMGVLSTDTGNCRNAQWVSNGCVTLRENNKITIDQMSNQNRLSTYDNVQINHQNVLQQNQLNNTCLSSSCEDKQSVDSATWSTSSCEISLPDNSTSCRSSTTTCPEQDFYTTHFEELDAPGQETEPVPSGAAEGDRSSLREGEGVGSSSRGSSSSENADSFTGTSGVGSHSALHSLVASLKQEMHKQKSEYEARIKSLEQCNLELETEMVNLHEELDQERKKYTMVEIKLRNAERAKDDAERRNQMLQKEMEQFFSTFSDLTANSSPATEHRRTERNNTIWIQ is encoded by the exons ATGGAAGTGGTTTATCAGACTTTGCCACAGTATGGATTCACTGATTTACTACCTTCACGTGCAG gaggggaaagagagcgGATGACGGCCAACCATGAGACGTACCTGCTCATGGCCAGCTCACAGAACGACATGGAGGACTGGGTCAAGACGATACGCAGAGTCATATGGGCGCCTTTTGGTGGAG GTATCTTCGGTCAGAAGCTAGAGGAGACTGTGCGGTACGAGCGACGTTTTGGGAACAAACTGGCTCCGATGCTGGTGGAGCAGTGCGTGGACTTCATCCGACAGCGGGGGCTGCAGGAGGAGGGGCTCTTCAGGCTCCCGGGACAGGCGAACCTGGTCAAAGATCTGCAGGAGGCGTTCGACTGTGGAGAAAAGCCCTCGTTTGACTG TAACACCGACGTGCACACAGTGGCTTCTCTTCTAAAGCTGTATCTCAGAGAGCTGCCGGAGCCGGTGATTCCTTTCCACAACTATAACGAATTTCTGTCCTGCGCCAAAGTGCTCAGCAAGGACGAGGACGGG GGAATGAAGGAGCTGAGAAAACTTGTCGACAGTCTACCTCCAGTAAATTACAACCTCCTCAAATATATCTGCAG GTTTTTAGATGAAGTGCAGTCATACTCAGGAGTGAATAAGATGAGCGTGCAGAATCTCGCAACAGTGTTTGGACCCAACATCCTGCGACCCAAAGTGGAAGATCCAGTAGCTATAATGGAAG GTACTGTCCTGGTTCAGCAACTAATGGCCGTTCTGATTGGTCGCCATGATGTCCTCTTCCCTCGTGGTGATGACAGCGCCGCAGCTCTAGAGCtcgtaaacaacaacaatattgaaCTTTCTCAGCAACAAGTGCCCACAACTACCTCCTCCAACGCCCTGGTGTCGCAGAACGCAGAGAACAACAATGTCCACGTGTCCCGTCAGTGCGTATGGGAAGCCCCGGAGTCTCCTTCTCACAAAGTCACAGACAGCAGCAGCCCTCCCCGATCCGCCAGTCCTCGCAATGGAGTGATCGCGCGCTTCGACGTCGCCCGGAGCCCGCCTCTGACTGTGAAGAAGAACCCTGCGTTTGGTAAAGGCAGTGGGATTGTTACAAATGGGTCCTTtagctcctccccttcctccgaCCCCACTCTGGACAAGCTGCTGAGCGGGGGCGGGGCTTTATCAGGACGTCGCACCGGCACGCTCAAAGGCTCAGGTACAAAGATGGGCACGAGCGGAGTGACGAGTGCAAACAACACTGGAGGAAATGTGCGTATGGGCGTTTtgagcacagacactgggaacTGCCGAAATGCACAGTGGGTTTCAAACGGCTGCGTGACTTTACGTGAGAACAATAAAATCACGATTGATCAAATGTCCAATCAGAATCGTCTCTCCACCTATGACAATGTCCAGATAAACCATCAAAATGTGCTGCAGCAGAACCAACTTAACAACACCTGTCTGAGCAGCAGCTGCGAGGACAAACAGAGTGTGGACAGCGCCACCTGGTCCACCTCGTCATGTGAGATCTCTCTGCCAGACAACTCCACCTCCTGTcgctcctccaccaccacctgccCTGAGCAGGACTTCTACACCACCCACTTTGAAGAGCTGGACGCACCAGGACAGGAAACAGAGCCTGTCCCGTCAGGAGCAGCGGAGGGGGACCGGAGCAGCCTCAGGGAGGGGGAAGGTGTTGGCAGCAGCAGTCGAGGCTCCAGTAGTAGTGAGAACGCTGACTCATTCACTGGAACCAGCGGGGTTGGGAGTCACAGCGCTCTGCACAGCCTCGTGGCCAGCCTCAAACAAGAAATGCACAAGCAGAAGAGCGAGTACGAGGCCAGGATTAAGAG CTTGGAGCAGTGTAACCTCGAGCTGGAGACAGAGATGGTGAACCTTCATGAGGAGCTGGACCAGGAGAGGAAGAAGTACACCATGGTAGAGATTAAACTGCGTAACGCAGAAAGGGCAAAGGATGATGCTGAGCGCAGGAATCAGATGTTACAGAAGGAGATGGAGCAGTTCTTTTCCACATTCAGTGACCTGACAGCAAACAGCAGCCCGGCCACTGAGCACAGGAGAACGGAGCGCAACAACACCATCTGGATCCAGTAA
- the mapk10 gene encoding mitogen-activated protein kinase 10 isoform X5, whose product MSKSKVDNQFYSVEVGDSTFTVLKRYQNLKPIGSGAQGIVCAGYDAVLDRNVAIKKLSRPFQNQTHAKRAYRELVLMKCVNHKNIISLLNVFTPQKSLEEFQDVYLVMELMDANLCQVIQMELDHERMSYLLYQMLCGIKHLHSAGIIHRDLKPSNIVVKSDCTLKILDFGLARTAGTSFMMTPYVVTRYYRAPEVILGMGYKENVDIWSVGCIMGEMVRHKILFPGRDYIDQWNKVIEQLGTPSPEFMKKLQPTVRNYVENRPKYAGLTFPKLFPDCLFPADSEHNKLKASQARDLLSKMLIIDPAKRISVDEALQHPYINVWYDPAEVEAVSSPYQRTIDPLLSVFDWPPPQIYDKQLDEREHSIDEWKELIYKEVMNFEERTKNGVVKGQPSPSGAAVNSSDSLPPSSSINDISSMSTDQTLASDTDSSLETSAGPLGCCR is encoded by the exons tgCGGGCTATGATGCTGTTTTGGACAGAAACGTGGCCATAAAGAAGCTGAGCCGACCCTTCCAGAACCAGACTCATGCAAAGCGAGCATACAGGGAGCTGGTGCTCATGAAGTGTGTCaatcataaaaat ATTATCAGTTTATTAAATGTCTTCACGCCACAGAAATCTTTAGAGGAATTCCAGGATGT GTACCTAGTGATGGAGCTGATGGACGCCAACTTGTGCCAGGTGATTCAGATGGAGCTGGATCATGAACGAATGTCTTACCTGCTTTACCAGATGCTGTGTGGGATCAAACATCTGCACTCCGCCGGCATCATCCACAGG GATCTAAAACCAAGCAATATAGTAGTGAAGTCCGACTGCACTCTGAAGATCCTGGATTTCGGTTTGGCCAGGACCGCGGGCACCAGCTTCATGATGACGCCCTACGTGGTGACGAGATACTACAGAGCTCCCGAAGTCATTCTGGGGATGGGCTACAAAGAAAATG TGGATATTTGGTCAGTGGGATGCATTATGGGAGAGATGGTGCGCCATAAAATTCTTTTCCCGGGGAGAGATT ACATTGATCAGTGGAACAAAGTGATTGAGCAGCTCGGGACTCCCTCTCCAGAGTTCATGAAGAAGCTGCAGCCCACAGTCAGGAACTACGTGGAGAACAGGCCCAAGTACGCCGGCCTCACCTTCCCCAAACTGTTCCCCGACTGCCTGTTTCCCGCTGACTCTGAGCACAACAAACTCAAAG CGAGCCAGGCCAGAGACCTGCTGTCTAAAATGCTGATCATAGACCCGGCTAAGCGGATATCAGTGGACGAGGCCTTACAACACCCCTACATTAACGTGTGGTACGATCCGGCCGAGGTGGAGGCGGTGAGTTCGCCTTATCAACGGACCATTGATCCACTTCTTTCTGTCTTTGATTGG CCTCCACCTCAGATCTACGATAAACAACTGGATGAGAGAGAACATTCTATTGATGAATGGAAAG AGTTAATTTACAAAGAGGTGATGAACTTTGAGGAGAGAACGAAGAATGGCGTAGTGAAGGGACAGCCTTCACCTTCAG GTGCAGCCGTGAACAGCAGTGACAgcctccctccatcctcctccatcAACGATATCTCATCCATGTCCACCGACCAGACCCTGGCCTCAGACACTGACAGCAGCTTGGAGACCTCTGCTGGACCCCTCGGGTGCTGCAGGTGA
- the arhgap24 gene encoding rho GTPase-activating protein 24 isoform X3 yields the protein MDLNSNPGGERERMTANHETYLLMASSQNDMEDWVKTIRRVIWAPFGGGIFGQKLEETVRYERRFGNKLAPMLVEQCVDFIRQRGLQEEGLFRLPGQANLVKDLQEAFDCGEKPSFDCNTDVHTVASLLKLYLRELPEPVIPFHNYNEFLSCAKVLSKDEDGGMKELRKLVDSLPPVNYNLLKYICRFLDEVQSYSGVNKMSVQNLATVFGPNILRPKVEDPVAIMEGTVLVQQLMAVLIGRHDVLFPRGDDSAAALELVNNNNIELSQQQVPTTTSSNALVSQNAENNNVHVSRQCVWEAPESPSHKVTDSSSPPRSASPRNGVIARFDVARSPPLTVKKNPAFGKGSGIVTNGSFSSSPSSDPTLDKLLSGGGALSGRRTGTLKGSGTKMGTSGVTSANNTGGNVRMGVLSTDTGNCRNAQWVSNGCVTLRENNKITIDQMSNQNRLSTYDNVQINHQNVLQQNQLNNTCLSSSCEDKQSVDSATWSTSSCEISLPDNSTSCRSSTTTCPEQDFYTTHFEELDAPGQETEPVPSGAAEGDRSSLREGEGVGSSSRGSSSSENADSFTGTSGVGSHSALHSLVASLKQEMHKQKSEYEARIKSLEQCNLELETEMVNLHEELDQERKKYTMVEIKLRNAERAKDDAERRNQMLQKEMEQFFSTFSDLTANSSPATEHRRTERNNTIWIQ from the exons ATGGATCTCAATTCCAACCCAG gaggggaaagagagcgGATGACGGCCAACCATGAGACGTACCTGCTCATGGCCAGCTCACAGAACGACATGGAGGACTGGGTCAAGACGATACGCAGAGTCATATGGGCGCCTTTTGGTGGAG GTATCTTCGGTCAGAAGCTAGAGGAGACTGTGCGGTACGAGCGACGTTTTGGGAACAAACTGGCTCCGATGCTGGTGGAGCAGTGCGTGGACTTCATCCGACAGCGGGGGCTGCAGGAGGAGGGGCTCTTCAGGCTCCCGGGACAGGCGAACCTGGTCAAAGATCTGCAGGAGGCGTTCGACTGTGGAGAAAAGCCCTCGTTTGACTG TAACACCGACGTGCACACAGTGGCTTCTCTTCTAAAGCTGTATCTCAGAGAGCTGCCGGAGCCGGTGATTCCTTTCCACAACTATAACGAATTTCTGTCCTGCGCCAAAGTGCTCAGCAAGGACGAGGACGGG GGAATGAAGGAGCTGAGAAAACTTGTCGACAGTCTACCTCCAGTAAATTACAACCTCCTCAAATATATCTGCAG GTTTTTAGATGAAGTGCAGTCATACTCAGGAGTGAATAAGATGAGCGTGCAGAATCTCGCAACAGTGTTTGGACCCAACATCCTGCGACCCAAAGTGGAAGATCCAGTAGCTATAATGGAAG GTACTGTCCTGGTTCAGCAACTAATGGCCGTTCTGATTGGTCGCCATGATGTCCTCTTCCCTCGTGGTGATGACAGCGCCGCAGCTCTAGAGCtcgtaaacaacaacaatattgaaCTTTCTCAGCAACAAGTGCCCACAACTACCTCCTCCAACGCCCTGGTGTCGCAGAACGCAGAGAACAACAATGTCCACGTGTCCCGTCAGTGCGTATGGGAAGCCCCGGAGTCTCCTTCTCACAAAGTCACAGACAGCAGCAGCCCTCCCCGATCCGCCAGTCCTCGCAATGGAGTGATCGCGCGCTTCGACGTCGCCCGGAGCCCGCCTCTGACTGTGAAGAAGAACCCTGCGTTTGGTAAAGGCAGTGGGATTGTTACAAATGGGTCCTTtagctcctccccttcctccgaCCCCACTCTGGACAAGCTGCTGAGCGGGGGCGGGGCTTTATCAGGACGTCGCACCGGCACGCTCAAAGGCTCAGGTACAAAGATGGGCACGAGCGGAGTGACGAGTGCAAACAACACTGGAGGAAATGTGCGTATGGGCGTTTtgagcacagacactgggaacTGCCGAAATGCACAGTGGGTTTCAAACGGCTGCGTGACTTTACGTGAGAACAATAAAATCACGATTGATCAAATGTCCAATCAGAATCGTCTCTCCACCTATGACAATGTCCAGATAAACCATCAAAATGTGCTGCAGCAGAACCAACTTAACAACACCTGTCTGAGCAGCAGCTGCGAGGACAAACAGAGTGTGGACAGCGCCACCTGGTCCACCTCGTCATGTGAGATCTCTCTGCCAGACAACTCCACCTCCTGTcgctcctccaccaccacctgccCTGAGCAGGACTTCTACACCACCCACTTTGAAGAGCTGGACGCACCAGGACAGGAAACAGAGCCTGTCCCGTCAGGAGCAGCGGAGGGGGACCGGAGCAGCCTCAGGGAGGGGGAAGGTGTTGGCAGCAGCAGTCGAGGCTCCAGTAGTAGTGAGAACGCTGACTCATTCACTGGAACCAGCGGGGTTGGGAGTCACAGCGCTCTGCACAGCCTCGTGGCCAGCCTCAAACAAGAAATGCACAAGCAGAAGAGCGAGTACGAGGCCAGGATTAAGAG CTTGGAGCAGTGTAACCTCGAGCTGGAGACAGAGATGGTGAACCTTCATGAGGAGCTGGACCAGGAGAGGAAGAAGTACACCATGGTAGAGATTAAACTGCGTAACGCAGAAAGGGCAAAGGATGATGCTGAGCGCAGGAATCAGATGTTACAGAAGGAGATGGAGCAGTTCTTTTCCACATTCAGTGACCTGACAGCAAACAGCAGCCCGGCCACTGAGCACAGGAGAACGGAGCGCAACAACACCATCTGGATCCAGTAA